CGATTTTTCAGATATATACGAAACACAAATGTATGCAAACGATACAATAAACGGTAAATTTGGTATTATAACAAAACCTAAAATTAAAGAAAAAGGTTATGTTGGTGTATATTTAGAAAATGTTAATGTTGGCAGAGATCGTTTTAATTTAATTACTCAAAGTAAAAAAAATGAAGATGTGAAAAATGAAGATACAATTATTTCGATTTTCCAAACGATAAAATTTAAAAATAGCGACACAACTAAAAATTCTCAATCATTAAAATTTTTAGTTAGAGACTCTTATGTTAGGTAATTAAAATTATCTGCAAAAAAGGGAAACACGTTCAAAAAATTATTTTTCCGAAGCCTTAAAAACAATAAAAATAATTCCTAAATCACTCCATTTTCTTTTCGTAAATTTGTGCTCTCAAAAAATTATTTTTTCAAACCATCTAAATTGAATTCGTTATGGCAAAAGGATTTTACAACGTACCTGCTCCGATAAATGAACCTGTAAAAAATTATTTTCCAGGAAGCGCAGAAAGAGAAGAACTGAAAAAAATGTTGGCGCATTTGCGTTCGCAAGAAATAGATATTCCGATGTATATTGGCGGAAAAGAAATTAAAAGTGGCGAAACCGTTCGTCTTGCGCCTCCGCACGATCACAAACATACCTTAGGACATTTTCATAAAAGTACTAAAGAACACGTAAAACAAGCCATTGATGCGGCTTTGAAAGCGAAAACAAATTGGGCAAATCTTTCGTGGGAACACCGCGCGAGTATTTTTTTAAAGGCAGCCGATTTAATCGCAGGACCTTTTCGCGCCAAGCTGAATGCGGCAACCATGCTCGGTCAATCGAAAAATGCGTACCAAGCCGAAATTGATGCCGCTTGCGAAATCACTGATTTTTTGCGCTTCAACGTGCATTACATGACGGAGATTTATAAATTGCAACCTAATTCTTCCGCAGGTATTTGGAATCGTGTGGAACAACGACCGTTAGAGGGTTTTATCTATGCGTTAACTCCTTTTAATTTTACGGCAATTGCCGGAAATTTACCTACTTCTTGCGCTATGATGGGAAATGTGGTGGTTTGGAAACCTTCCAACACGCAAGTTTACGCTGCCAATGTATTGATGGAAATATTTATAAAAGCAGGCGTTCCGGCGGGTGTCATTAATTTAATTTACCCTTCGGGACCAGATGCAGCAGATGTTATTTTTTCACATCCTGATTTTGCAGGAATCCATTTTACTGGCTCTACGGAAGTGTTTCAGAACATTTGGAAAACAATCGGAAATAATATTCATCTCTATAAATCGTATCCAAGAATTGTAGGCGAAACAGGTGGAAAAGATTTTATTGTGGCGCATCCTTCTGCGGAAGCAAAAGTGGTGGCAACAGCTATTTCGCGCGGTGCGTTTGAATATCAAGGACAAAAATGTTCGGCCGCTTCTCGCGCTTACATTCCGGCTTCTTTGTGGAAAGAGGTAAAAGACTTGGTGTGTAAGGATTTGGCGTCTTTTAAAATGGGACCGACAGAAGATTTCGGAAATTTTATCAATGCAGTTATTGATGAAAAATCATTTGATAAACTTGCTAAATATATTGATAACGCGAAGAAAGACAAAGATGCAGAAATTGTGGCAGGAGGAAATTACGATAAATCAAAAGGATATTTCATCGAGCCAACTATTATTTTAGCGAAACAACCGAAATACGTCACTTTGTGCGAAGAATTATTTGGACCAGTATTAACCATTTTTGTTTACGAAGATGCCAAATTTGAAGAAACATTAGACATTGTTGATTCTACTTCCATTTACGCGCTAACAGGCGCTTTCATCGCGCAAGATAGATATGCGATTGAATACGCTGCGAAAAAATTAGTGAACGCTGCCGGAAATTTTTATATCAATGATAAACCTACAGGAGCTGTTGTTGGTCAGCAACCGTTTGGTGGCGCAAGAGGTTCTGGAACAAATGACAAAGCAGGATCAATGATAAATTTATTGCGTTGGGTTTCTCCGCGTACTATCAAGGAAACCTTTGTTCCGGCTACGGATTATAAATATCCATTTTTACAAAAAGAATAATTTAGGTTTGAAAAAATATTTTTTCGAAGTGCAAAATCTTCTTCAGTAAGATTTCAACAAAATGATTTTACTTATGAAGAATAAATTGCTTATTTGAAGAAATTTTTTATTTTTGCCTTTAGAGAACATTAACGCACAGCTAAAAAAACAACATGAAAAAAACATTCTTAGCAATTGTAGCCATCGCATTTATAGTATTAACGATGATGTCTTGCAGAAGTCAGCAACATTGTGCAGCTTACGGCGGACAAGGCAGTACGCAACATCCATCGCATAATTCCATTTAAAAAAATAATTTTATGGACTGGCTGTTTCTTGATAGTGAGAAGCAAATTTCGGAAATAATCGAGGAAAGTTTTCGCGAAGATATTTCAGCTATTGCCATTTTTAAACACAGCACGCGCTGTTCCATCAGTTCCATGGCGAAACAACGTTTGGAGCGTTCTTGGGATTTATCCCCAAAAAATAGTCCTATTTATTATTTGGATTTGTTGGCACATCGCGACATTTCCAATTTAATTGCCGAACAATTTTCCGTCATTCACGCTTCGCCTCAATTATTACTTATCAAAAACGGAAAGTGCTTTTTTAACGCTTCGCAGCAAGACATTCGTGTGGAAGATGTGAAATCTTCTATCCAAAAAATCAGTAATTAAAAATCACTGCCTGTTTTAAATCTGGATGCAAACTTTTTGCAACCGGACAAGTTCTTGCCGCATTTTCCATGAGTGTTTTTTCTTTATCCGAATATTTTTTTTGAGGCATAGAGAATTCCAACACAATTTCAACCACTCTTCGTGGATCTGTCCCCATTATTTTAGTGATTTCCACTTTCGTATTGTTTATGTCAATTCCATTGCGTTCAGCCACAATTCCCATAATCGTAAGCATGCAACATCCAAGCGAAGTGGACAATAAATCGGTTGGTGAAAAAGCCTCCCCTTTTCCGTTATTATCTGTAGGTGCATCGGTTATAATTTCCATTCCTGATTTTACGTGCGTCGCTTTTGTCCGCAACTGATTGGTATAATAAATAACTGCTGTTTTCATATTATTTTAGTTGAATTAAAAGTTAAAATCTTACATTTGTGAATGTAAATTTACGGAGAATGTCTAAAAAAGTAATTTTTATTGTTGCTTTTGTTGCAGCGGCGCTATTCGCAGTTGCACAACAAGATGCTTTTTTTGATTCTACACCTACCGCTTCTGAGCAAGGTCCGGATTTAAACGTATTGTATCGCAACAGCGGAACTTTCGGAATAATGATTCACACCAATGGTTTTGGCATCAATTACCGCCGAGGAAAACACGTTACCGGTTACAAAGAGCGTATTTGGGAAATAGAAGGTTTGAACATGAGCGACCCCAAACAAACGAAAACACAAAATCCAACATTCCCAAACTCGAAAGGTTATTATTACGGAAAAATGAATGCTTTGCTCATTTTACGAACTGGTTTGGGTTACCAGAATATCTTGTATCGAAAAAATATTCCAAACAGTGTTGAAATACGTTATTCCTATTATGGCGGATTTTCGTTGGGCATGGCGAAACCCGTTTATTTACAGATATTACATGCATCTTCCTACCAGCAAAATCAATACGTATTATCTACGGAAAAATATGTACCCGGACAAGATTTAATAGACAGCATTTATGGTAGTGCACCTTATTTTACGGGTTTCAGCGAAATTCAATTTCATCCAGGCGTTTACGGAAAATTAGGCATTAGTATGGATTATGCCGATCGCCATGATGCTGTAAAATCAATAGAAGCTGGGATTATTGCAGATGCCTACCCCACCGCCATCCCAATGATGGCTTACGAAACTCCCAAACACGTTTTTCTCACTTTGTACATTGATTTTCTGTTTGGGAAACGTTGGTTTTAGTAATTGAAAAAATATTTTTTCGGAAAGAAAAATGAGCGAACTTGTAGAAGAGAAAAATCCAAGAATAAAAAAACCAGATTGGTTGCGCGTTAAATTGCCTACTGGCAAAGAGTATGCGCAAGTTCGAAATATTGTAAGCACACATAAATTACACACCATCTGCGAAAGTGGGAATTGTCCAAACATGGGCGAATGCTGGGGCGCAGGCACGGCTACGTTTATGATATTGGGAAATATTTGTACGCGCTCCTGCGGATTTTGCGCCGTAGCTACTGGTCGTCCAAATGCAGTGGATTTGCAAGAACCTCAACGTGTAGCGGAATCGGTGCGTTTGATGAATATTAAACATTGCGTTATCACTTCCGTGGATAGAGATGATTTGAAAGATGGCGGTTCCATAATTTGGGCTGAAACTATTAAAACAATTCGTGCGGCAAGTCCGAAAACAACGATGGAAACCTTGATTCCTGATTTTCAAGGAAAGTGGGAAAACCTACAACGCATCATCGATAGCAAACCAGAAATTGTTTCGCATAATTTAGAAACCGTAAAACGCTTAACCAAACAAGTGCGCATACAAGCCAAATACGAACGCAGTTTAGAAGTGTTGAAACGCTTGAAAGACGCCGGATTAAAAACAAAATCAGGCATTATGCTCGGCTTAGGCGAAACACAAGAAGAAGTATACGAAGCAATGGACGATTTACGAAAAGCCGGTTGCGATGTGCTTACCTTAGGTCAGTATTTACAACCTACACACCAGCATTTACCGGTGGTAGAATTTATTCATCCTGATACATTTTTGGCTTTAAAAAAAGCCGGACTCGAAAAAGGATTTCGTTTTGTAGAAAGCGGTCCTTTGGTACGTTCCTCCTATCACGCCGAAAAACATTTGTTCTAAAACCTGTTTGAAAAATTATTTTTTCGAAGCAATTTTACTTTAATAATTCTTTCAGTTTAGCTACGGAAGCTCTGTTTTCTGGAAGTTTCATAGAATTAACCACCTGCTTTTTCTCTTTGTTGGTGAGGTGCCAGCTCAAAGAAATATTATCTCCAGGATCATTTTGCAATTGAAAATCTACAAAATCAATTTTGCCTTTAAACCACAAACTCGTGTATTCAATCATTTGGTTTTCATTAAAATCTTGAACATTAAAAAGTGTCGCGTAAAGTGTATTGATAGGTTGTGTAAGCGTTTCGATAATTGTTTTCGGAGCATTGTCTTGTATCGGAAATTCTTTGTGTTTATCGCGTATTTGAACAATCACAATACCACTCGTATTTTCTTCTATCCATTTTCGGAAAGCATAAATAAATTTTAAAGCTGGCTCTACGCCGTAATTGTCGCGCAAACCAGCATCCATTACTTCAATGGTTGGGATGCTTGGAAGTTGCGTTGCTGGCATGATATATGGAAAAGTGGCATTCATTCGCAAAGCGCTTGTAAATTTTAAATTGGCAGCATCCTGATTTTTGAAAAATTTTGAAAATTCGATGTCTTCCACCAATGGATGATTGGTGAGCGAAGGTTGAATATCGTTTTCCGTAAGATAAGAAACCGGTTGCGAAGCAATCACTAATTTCCTTCCATCGTTAATAACAGTGGGCGTAATAACCATTATCGGAATCAATGCCTTTTTTTCAGGAAGCGTGTAATCGCTGATTCTTTTTTGAAAAACATTGTCGGTATTTTCATTTAATTTTTTTTCGAAAAAATAACCGCGGTCTTTGGAATAAGAATAATTTCCATCTTTAAATTTCTGAAGGTTGAAAAATAAATCGTTCGTGGTAATGCTAAATGCCAATGGATTTAAAATATCTTTCGAGATATTGACCAAGAAAGAATCGGGATATAAATTTTTAATTTTTCCTTGTTGTTGCTCCAAATACAATTCGCGCAAATACGCTGCACCAATAATTCCGCCAGAAGATCCGGTAATTAATTCGATGTGTTTTAGCAATTCTCCTCCTAAAATACTATCGGTATGTTGCAAGGTGTAAAACGTCCATAAAGAAGAACGCAAGCCACCTCCGCTGGTACAAACAATTACAAATTTTGGTTTTTGATTTCGCGCTAAACTATTTATTGCATTTTTCGAAACCCAATTATTCAGTATTTTTGTCGTGCTATCAATATCATTATTACGCTGTGTTTTATTGATATCTGATTGATCTAAAATACCGTTAGTCAAAATTGCTTTTGGCACGGTATAATCCATCCCGTAAGCCCTACTACCAGAATTTGCAATATCATAATGCGATACAAAATTAATTATTACCAAAACGATGCAAGACACCGTAACCGACCAACCTCTGAGCCAAGTATAGGTTGCACTTGTCAGCATTAAAAACATGGTGAACAATAAAAAAACACTGGCTCCAGCAGGAATTTGAAACACCGAAACATCGCGAAACAATCCCAATAAAATAAGGCTTACCACAGCAATTATTTCAAAAAGAGCAGCACTGACGTGGTTTTGCTTAAAAACTTTGATTAGTTTTTCTTTTTCATAATGCTCGTATCCACGCGCTAATTTAATTCTGAAAAGAGTACTCATATACGTTTCCACGTGCCAATCTCTTTTATTTTCAGGGTTTTTCGGAGAATCCACGTTTTGCCAATCCATGTTTTCTTTTAATGCGATGCGCTGACTCTTTCGGATTTTTAATTCCGGATTTCCATCGTCGCTGCTAATCACACCAAACATTTTTTGAATGTCTTTATTTGCCCAACGGAAATATAAAATCGAAAATAAAATGAACGAAATATTTCCCGTTAAAAATCCCGCAATATGCATCCACACATATTTTGGCGCTACTAATTGCGAATGTGTTTGAAACTTGTATATCGAGACACAATAAACAAAAACAAAAATTACTGGAATAATTAAATTATTGAGACAAAATTTAAAAAAAGGATTTGAAAGCGTTGCCAGGAAAGGAAACCGAAACGCATTGGTAATGTACGAAGCAATGTTGAAAGCCATAATAAAACCTCCGCAAGCAAAACCCAACAATAAATAAGAACGGAAATCTACTTGACCTAAATATTCAGGATCTAAAAAAAGATACGGAACACCGTATTTAATGGCAACTACTTGTGTAATACAACCAAAAAATAGCAACCAAAAAAGGACTAACAATTGATTTTTTTTCAGTACAACAAAAAAAAGTTGTAATGGGAAAGAGTAAACAACCCGCCTCAAACTTTGATGTTTCTCAAACAGAATTTTCATATTTGTGATGAGTAGCACATAAAACGAACTCGTTGGTTATGCGAAAGTAATAAAAAGTGTACGAATTATTCGGTTTTATTTTTCGTAAACCAATTTTAATTTTTCGGCAATTTCAGCAACGGCAGGACAAACCGCGACATTTTCGAGCGTTAAATCCAGTAATTGATAAAATTTTTTTCGGTCGGTATGTGGATATTCGCGACAAGCAGTTGGGCGATGATCGTAAATAGTACACAAATTTTCGGCATCCAAAAACGTGCAAGGCGCACTGTTCAACACAAAATCTTTGTCTGCATCTTCGTGTAAATATTTTTCGATAAACTGCGAAGGCCTTATTTTAAAGTATTTCGAAAGGCGTTCAATGTCTTTTTGAGAAAAAATCGGACTTGTAGTTTTGCAACAATTGGCACAGGTTAAACAATCGGTGTGCGCAAAAACTTCGTGATGCAATTCATGTACGACATTATCTAAATCCTTTGGATTTTTACGTTTTAATTTTAAAAAAAACTTTTTCGTATCCTCGTGAATCGCTTTCGCAGAACTATGTTTTTTCATCTTCGAAAAATTATTTTTTTGAACCGCAATTTAAAACTAAAATTTAGCCTTCCGAAAAATTATTTTTTCAAAGTGCTTTTATTAGTACATTTATATACTCAATTTTTGTACTGCTGAATGAAATCGCTCAAAAAACAAAGTATTTTTATATTGTTCGCTTTATTAGGAAGTGCTTGCCAAAACAGTTCAAACAATACAGCTAATAAAATAACTAAGCAAGATTCTATTCCTGCCATTTCTAAACAAGACGATACAACAGAAAGGGTAAAAAAAGCGGATACCGTTGTTTCAATAACCAAAAAAAATGACAGCACTGATGCAATTCATTCGGCAAAAAAAGAAAAATTAAACAGCCAAAAATCTACCCATTTTGTTTCTGAAAAAGCGGAAAAAGAATTTGCTGTTTTTTTGGATTCAATTGCTCCTCCTGCCACTTATTTTAATATTAAAAGCAATATTGATACTACGTTGTTGGGAAAAAAAGGCACATTTATTTTTGTTCCTCGTAATTGTTTTGTGCTACAAAATGGTCAAGTTTATAAAGGCAAAATAAGATTGCAATTAAAAGAAGTATTTGATAAAAGCGATATGATTTTGTCTAATCTTCAAACGGAAAGCAATGGAAAATTATTAGAATCAGGCGGGATGATATACTTGGATGCAAATGGCGCAAATGGCGAGGAATTAAATATTAAAAAAGGGGCAAATTTATACGTAGAAATTCCTACAAAAGAACAAAAGGCAGGAATGGAAGTTTATCAAGGGAATTATTCGCATAACACTAATCAAATAAATTGGACTTCGCCAAAAGCATTAGAAAAACAATTGATTCCGATTCCAATAGAGTATTTAGATTTTGAATGGATTAGGTTGGCAAACGGAGATACCACAAAAGAAAATGAGGAAATAAAAATATTAAATGCACAAGAAGAAATGTCTAAAAATACCAAATATGAAAACACATTTGTAGCAACACGCGAATTTCAAAAAAGATTTTCGTTGGCATCTGCTTGCGCTGAGAAATTATGGCAATTTGATTATAAAAAATATGATACCTTTTTGGATATATATTTAACTAATTTGGATAAAGATTTATGGTATTGCGATTCATTGTTTTATAAAAAAGCTCAGATAGAATTTTTGAAAAAACTAAAAAGCGTAGGACAAACTACGTTTCAAAACGACTATACTTACGATGAACGTGATGTTAATGAGTTATACAAAGGAGAGCATTTAGGAAAAGTGATGTCCATAAAAAATTATGGAATAAATCTGTCAGCTACCAATGCTTATCAACTATTACTGAAAAAAGGCATTAGTAAAAAAGAGGCATTGGATGAAATACGGAAATATAGAATACAACAAGGAATAATTAGCGAAATACGTAAAAAAATAAATGAAGATTACTTAACGTATCAATTTAATATGACGCATTTGGGTTGGGTAAATGTGGATGTTTGCGTTTATAAAGGGCAAAGAAAAGATTTTTTTGTGCAAGTTAAGGATGCGCCTAACGATATTAAGATGAAGGCGTTTATTGTTTTGGATAAAATGAATTCCGTTTTGTCCAAAGGTATTGAAGCGAATACTTGTACTTTTTATGATTTTCCATCAGGACAAAAGAAGAAGATTTTTATTTATGGTTACAAAGATGGAGTTCCTTATTTTGGGTATAAAGATGTTCAAAATGGCAATAATACAACAGAAGCAATAACACTACAAAAAACAACATTTGAAAGTTTGGAAAAAAATATAAAAACTATTTTGGCAAAATAGAACTTCCGAAAAATTATTTTTTTGAAAGACTTTTTTACGCTTCTGAAAAAACACATTTGAAAAATTATTTTTTCAAAGCGTAATTCTCATCTGATTCTTCTAAACTTATTTTCACTAATCTTGTATTCGATAAAATGAAGCAAGAATATAAAGTAATCGGAATTATGTCGGGCACTTCGCTGGACGGAGTGGACATCGCTTTGTGTCGTTTTGTTTTGGAAAATGATAAATGGAAATACTTTCTCGAAAAAGCCGAAACCATTCCATATACAAAGACTTGGAAAAAAAAGCTTTCTACGATTGAAAATAGTTCCGCATTTGATTTTGCTTTGGGAAACGCGGAATACGGCACATTGTTAGGAAACCTAATTAATTCCTTTTTGAAAAAATATTTTTTGAAAGCCGATTTTATCGCTTCTCACGGACATACTATTTTTCATCAGCCAGAAAAAAAATTAACGTTTCAGTTGGGAGATGGAGCCGCGATTGCGGCGATTTGCAATTTACCTGTGATGTGTGATTTTAGATCCTTGGATGTGGCTTTGGGCGGACAAGGCGCGCCATTGGTACCTGCCGGAGATGTACTTCTTTTTTCAGAATATGATTTTTGTTTGAATTTGGGAGGTTTTGCAAATGTATCGTTTCAGAAAAAAAATAAACGCATCGCATTTGATATTTGTCCAGTAAATTTAGTCGTAAATTATTTGTGTGAAGGAATCGGAAAACCTTTTGATGACAAAGGAAAAATGGGAAAAAACGGGAAAATAAATTCCTCGCTTTTGGCGGAATTAAATAAATTACCTTTTTATCATCTTCCTATAAATAAGCCGAAATCATTGGGAAAAGAATGGGTTTTGAAAAATATTTTTCCAATACTTAAAAAATATGAAATTCCGTTGAACGATAAAATCCGAACTTTTTACGAGCACATTTCCATTCAATTAAACAAGGCATTAGAAAAAGAAAAAATCGGAAATGTATTGGTAACAGGCGGCGGCGCACACAATGATTTTTTGATGGAATGTCTTCGAAAAAATTCTTCGCACACTTTTATTTTACCCGAAAAAAAAGTAATTGATTTTAAAGAAGCGCTGATTTTTGCATTTTTAGGCGTATTGCGCTGGCGCTACGAAATAAATTGTTTGCAATCCGTAACCGGAGCTATCAAAAACAGTGTGAGCGGATGTATTTATTGGGGCAATAAAAAACCCGATCGTACAAAAATGCACAATCGGGAATAAAAAAATATTTTTTATTCAGAATTCATCTTCAAAAAAGCGATCTTCTTCCTCGTCATCATCAATGCTTCCATGAGCGAGGTCTTCAAATTTTATGTCCTCGTCTGGCATTGCATCCAAATCTTCGTCGTCATCGTTAGCGACTGATTTTTTCCAGTTTTTCTTTTTTTCCTTGTCTTTCAAAGGCGTTAGCTTAGAAGGTTTTCTCAATTCACCTGAATCGGATTTTCCTGCTTTTTTTGGCAAACTTTTTTTTGAATTTGTTACTTTTTTCATCGCTGAATTTTATGATTCAATTTTTGAACTTTTAAAAAAACAAATTTAATTTCGACAACAATTATACAAATTTTCAAAAAAATAATAACATCTCAAAAAAAATATTTTTCGAGATGATTAAAACAATCCTCCTATTTTTGTATAAAATTAGAAAAAAATTCTTATGAAAGATTTACTCGAGAAGTACGAAAATAAAAAACCAGAAATAGTTTTTGAATGGAAAGATGCCGAATCGGAAGCAGAAGGTTGGATCGTTATTAATTCCTTACGAGGTGGTGCTGCAGGTGGCGGAACGCGCATGCGGAAAGGTTTAGATAAACGCGAAGTAGAATCTTTGGCGAAAACAATGGAAGTGAAATTTACCGTTTCTGGACCGCAAATTGGTGGCGCTAAATCGGGTATTAATTTTGATCCTGCCGATCCACGTAAAAAAGAAGTTTTAAAACGTTGGTACAAAGCGGTAATGCCTTTGTTGAAAAATTATTATGGAACCGGCGGAGATATGAATGTGGATGAAATTCATGAAGTGATCCCGATTACGGAGGATTTTGGCTTGTGGCATCCGCAAGAAGGCATTGTGAATGGGCACTTCCGTCCGGCAGAGAACGAAAAAATTCATAAAATCGGTCAGTTGAGAATGGGCGTTTCAAAAGTAATCGAAGACACAACGTATTCGCCCAATCCATCCAAAAAATACGTGGTTGCCGATATGATTACCGGTTTTGGCGTGTCAGAATCTATTAAACATTATTATACGATTTACGGTGGCGCGATAAAAGGTAAAAAGGTAATTGTACAAGGCTGGGGTAATGTGGCTGCCGCTGCGGCGTATTATTTATCGCAAGCTGGCGCTCTAATTGTTGGTATTATTGATGTAAACGGCGGACTTATTTCCGAAAACGGCTTTACGTTTGACGAAATTAAAAAATTATTTGCTGAAAAGAAAAATAATAAATTGGTTCATGAAAAATTAATTCCTTTCACAGAAATAAATCAAAAAATTTGGGAAACGAAGGCGGATATTTTTATTCCTGCCGCAGCTTCTCGATTAATGACGAAAGAACAAGTGGAGAATTTAATTAAAAATGGTTTGCAAGTGATTGCTTGCGGTGCTAATGTGCCTTTTGCTGACAAAGAAATATTTTTTGGACCAATTGCGGAATATGCCGATTCTAAAATTAGTGTGATTCCTGATTTTATCGCTAATTGCGGAATGGCACGAGTTTTTGCGTATTTGATGCAAAGTAATATCGAACTTTCTGACGCCGGAATTTTTACAGATGTATCCACAACCATGCGCAAAGCCTTGGAAGAAGCGCATCGCATAAATAATTCAAAAAATAATATTGCGAAAACTGCTTTTGAAATTGCCTTAAAAAAATTAATTTAATGGAACAAATTCAGACGTATTTAAATGCTGTTTTTTTAGACAATCCACTGAAAAATTATTTTTGGTTTGCGCTCATTATTATCGCTGGGTTCTCCCTAAAAAAAGTTATTTCAAAGCTCGCTGCAAAAATAATTTTTCGTTTTTTACACCGTTTTTCGAAAGCAGTTAGTTTCGAAAAATTATATATTTTATTGAAAAAA
This portion of the Bacteroidia bacterium genome encodes:
- the pruA gene encoding L-glutamate gamma-semialdehyde dehydrogenase; this encodes MAKGFYNVPAPINEPVKNYFPGSAEREELKKMLAHLRSQEIDIPMYIGGKEIKSGETVRLAPPHDHKHTLGHFHKSTKEHVKQAIDAALKAKTNWANLSWEHRASIFLKAADLIAGPFRAKLNAATMLGQSKNAYQAEIDAACEITDFLRFNVHYMTEIYKLQPNSSAGIWNRVEQRPLEGFIYALTPFNFTAIAGNLPTSCAMMGNVVVWKPSNTQVYAANVLMEIFIKAGVPAGVINLIYPSGPDAADVIFSHPDFAGIHFTGSTEVFQNIWKTIGNNIHLYKSYPRIVGETGGKDFIVAHPSAEAKVVATAISRGAFEYQGQKCSAASRAYIPASLWKEVKDLVCKDLASFKMGPTEDFGNFINAVIDEKSFDKLAKYIDNAKKDKDAEIVAGGNYDKSKGYFIEPTIILAKQPKYVTLCEELFGPVLTIFVYEDAKFEETLDIVDSTSIYALTGAFIAQDRYAIEYAAKKLVNAAGNFYINDKPTGAVVGQQPFGGARGSGTNDKAGSMINLLRWVSPRTIKETFVPATDYKYPFLQKE
- the ytxJ gene encoding bacillithiol system redox-active protein YtxJ, producing the protein MDWLFLDSEKQISEIIEESFREDISAIAIFKHSTRCSISSMAKQRLERSWDLSPKNSPIYYLDLLAHRDISNLIAEQFSVIHASPQLLLIKNGKCFFNASQQDIRVEDVKSSIQKISN
- a CDS encoding OsmC family protein, which gives rise to MKTAVIYYTNQLRTKATHVKSGMEIITDAPTDNNGKGEAFSPTDLLSTSLGCCMLTIMGIVAERNGIDINNTKVEITKIMGTDPRRVVEIVLEFSMPQKKYSDKEKTLMENAARTCPVAKSLHPDLKQAVIFNY
- the lipA gene encoding lipoyl synthase, which codes for MSELVEEKNPRIKKPDWLRVKLPTGKEYAQVRNIVSTHKLHTICESGNCPNMGECWGAGTATFMILGNICTRSCGFCAVATGRPNAVDLQEPQRVAESVRLMNIKHCVITSVDRDDLKDGGSIIWAETIKTIRAASPKTTMETLIPDFQGKWENLQRIIDSKPEIVSHNLETVKRLTKQVRIQAKYERSLEVLKRLKDAGLKTKSGIMLGLGETQEEVYEAMDDLRKAGCDVLTLGQYLQPTHQHLPVVEFIHPDTFLALKKAGLEKGFRFVESGPLVRSSYHAEKHLF
- a CDS encoding patatin-like phospholipase family protein is translated as MLVLFWLLFFGCITQVVAIKYGVPYLFLDPEYLGQVDFRSYLLLGFACGGFIMAFNIASYITNAFRFPFLATLSNPFFKFCLNNLIIPVIFVFVYCVSIYKFQTHSQLVAPKYVWMHIAGFLTGNISFILFSILYFRWANKDIQKMFGVISSDDGNPELKIRKSQRIALKENMDWQNVDSPKNPENKRDWHVETYMSTLFRIKLARGYEHYEKEKLIKVFKQNHVSAALFEIIAVVSLILLGLFRDVSVFQIPAGASVFLLFTMFLMLTSATYTWLRGWSVTVSCIVLVIINFVSHYDIANSGSRAYGMDYTVPKAILTNGILDQSDINKTQRNNDIDSTTKILNNWVSKNAINSLARNQKPKFVIVCTSGGGLRSSLWTFYTLQHTDSILGGELLKHIELITGSSGGIIGAAYLRELYLEQQQGKIKNLYPDSFLVNISKDILNPLAFSITTNDLFFNLQKFKDGNYSYSKDRGYFFEKKLNENTDNVFQKRISDYTLPEKKALIPIMVITPTVINDGRKLVIASQPVSYLTENDIQPSLTNHPLVEDIEFSKFFKNQDAANLKFTSALRMNATFPYIMPATQLPSIPTIEVMDAGLRDNYGVEPALKFIYAFRKWIEENTSGIVIVQIRDKHKEFPIQDNAPKTIIETLTQPINTLYATLFNVQDFNENQMIEYTSLWFKGKIDFVDFQLQNDPGDNISLSWHLTNKEKKQVVNSMKLPENRASVAKLKELLK
- a CDS encoding YkgJ family cysteine cluster protein, which translates into the protein MKKHSSAKAIHEDTKKFFLKLKRKNPKDLDNVVHELHHEVFAHTDCLTCANCCKTTSPIFSQKDIERLSKYFKIRPSQFIEKYLHEDADKDFVLNSAPCTFLDAENLCTIYDHRPTACREYPHTDRKKFYQLLDLTLENVAVCPAVAEIAEKLKLVYEK
- a CDS encoding anhydro-N-acetylmuramic acid kinase, translated to MKQEYKVIGIMSGTSLDGVDIALCRFVLENDKWKYFLEKAETIPYTKTWKKKLSTIENSSAFDFALGNAEYGTLLGNLINSFLKKYFLKADFIASHGHTIFHQPEKKLTFQLGDGAAIAAICNLPVMCDFRSLDVALGGQGAPLVPAGDVLLFSEYDFCLNLGGFANVSFQKKNKRIAFDICPVNLVVNYLCEGIGKPFDDKGKMGKNGKINSSLLAELNKLPFYHLPINKPKSLGKEWVLKNIFPILKKYEIPLNDKIRTFYEHISIQLNKALEKEKIGNVLVTGGGAHNDFLMECLRKNSSHTFILPEKKVIDFKEALIFAFLGVLRWRYEINCLQSVTGAIKNSVSGCIYWGNKKPDRTKMHNRE
- a CDS encoding Glu/Leu/Phe/Val dehydrogenase dimerization domain-containing protein, with amino-acid sequence MKDLLEKYENKKPEIVFEWKDAESEAEGWIVINSLRGGAAGGGTRMRKGLDKREVESLAKTMEVKFTVSGPQIGGAKSGINFDPADPRKKEVLKRWYKAVMPLLKNYYGTGGDMNVDEIHEVIPITEDFGLWHPQEGIVNGHFRPAENEKIHKIGQLRMGVSKVIEDTTYSPNPSKKYVVADMITGFGVSESIKHYYTIYGGAIKGKKVIVQGWGNVAAAAAYYLSQAGALIVGIIDVNGGLISENGFTFDEIKKLFAEKKNNKLVHEKLIPFTEINQKIWETKADIFIPAAASRLMTKEQVENLIKNGLQVIACGANVPFADKEIFFGPIAEYADSKISVIPDFIANCGMARVFAYLMQSNIELSDAGIFTDVSTTMRKALEEAHRINNSKNNIAKTAFEIALKKLI